The Malus domestica chromosome 06, GDT2T_hap1 genome has a segment encoding these proteins:
- the LOC103437087 gene encoding chaperone protein dnaJ 13: MMEAEEGPPNRELYALLHISPEASDEEIRKAYRQWAQVYHPDKYQAPHMKETATENFQRICQAYEILSDENKRKIYDIYGMEGLASGLELGTKLNKAEELKEELERLRKMKEQEKVAAHFRPSGTILANMSLPHFLHGHGIMRGMAMTSSVQSQISKHNTLSIGGNLAVNGNAGGGAATVVFGHQMSSVSSIEFIGSAGLRSLIGLQTTRNLSSHLTATSGLSLSLKDGSLNLTNSWTRQLSETASGNIHLSLGSESAVSVGWRKKQEKLSAAGELKCGIDSFEASAHYNHRFSSKSHGRISGKIGSTALEIEIGGGRKLSQFSTVRMLYSIGIQGIFWKFELHRGGQKLIIPVLLSRHLDPVFATGAFLIPTSVYFVLKRFILKPYYLKREKKKALENMEKTSAQVREARTAADKAQKLLQNVATRKQNRQQEIGGLVISNALYGNLKALKKSNAPVESNDSQVIDVKLPLNFLVSDSGELKLHKGVKKSGIMGFCDPCPGEPKQLYVEYTYGGSRYEVTVDDYEELQIPQEEHRI; this comes from the exons ATGATGGAAGCGGAAGAAGGACCGCCCAACAGAGAACTGTACGCGCTGCTTCACATCTCACCGGAAGCCTCCGATGAGGAAATCAGAAAAGCTTACCGGCAGTGGGCCCAAGTCTATCACCCTGATAAATACCAAGCTCCTCAT ATGAAGGAGACCGCTACAGAAAACTTTCAGCGGATATGCCAAGCGTATGAGATATTGTCAGATGAGAATAAAAGGAAGATATATGACATTTATGGGATGGAAGGGTTGGCTTCTGGTTTGGAACTTGGGACAAAACTGAATAAAGCAGAAGAGTTAAAGGAAGAACTGGAGAGGTTGCGGAAAATGAAGGAACAAGAGAAGGTCGCAGCACATTTCCGACCTTCTGGTACAATATTGGCCAATATGTCTTTACCACACTTTTTACATGGCCATGGCATTATGAGAGG GATGGCTATGACAAGTTCAGTTCAGTCTCAGATATCAAAGCACAACACCCTTTCAATTGGTGGAAATTTGGCAGTTAATGGGAATGCTGGCGGTGGAGCCGCTACAGTTGTATTTGGACATCAGATGTCTTCCGTTTCTTCTATAGAGTTCATAGGTTCAGCTGGGTTACGGTCACTTATTGGGCTGCAGACAACTCG TAACTTATCATCGCATTTAACTGCCACATCTGGACTTTCACTTTCTTTGAAAGATGGTTCACTGAATCTCACCAACAGTTGGACACGACAACTATCTGAAACTGCAAGTGGAAAT ATACACCTCTCTTTAGGCTCAGAATCAGCTGTGTCAGTAGGTTGGCGAAAGAAACAAGAGAAATTGTCTGCTGCTGGAGAGCTGAAG TGTGGCATAGATTCTTTTGAGGCATCAGCTCATTACAATCATCGCTTTTCATCAAAGTCTCATGGCCGTATTTCAGGAAAAATTGGAAG CACTGCCCTTGAGATTGAAATTGGTGGTGGGAGAAAGTTATCTCAGTTCAGCACTGTCCGCATGTTGTATTCAATAGGAATTCAG GGTATCTTTTGGAAATTTGAGTTGCATCGCGGGGGTCAAAAGTTAATTATCCCT GTTTTGCTATCAAGGCATTTGGATCCTGTGTTTGCAACTGGAGCATTTCTAATTCCAACATCAGTGTACTTCGTACTCAAG AGATTCATTTTGAAACCTTACTACCTTAAGAGGGAAAAGAAGAAGGCGTTAGAGAATATGGAGAAAACTTCTGCACAG GTTCGAGAGGCAAGAACAGCAGCTGACAAAGCTCAGAAGTTACTACAGAATGTAGCAACGAGAAAACAAAATAGGCAGCAAGAAATAGGGGGCCTGGTAATTTCAAATGCATTGTATGGGAATCTCAAAGCTTTGAAGAAAAGCAATGCACCAGTAGAATCAAATGATTCACAGGTCATTGATGTTAAACTGCCTCTAAATTTCCTTGTCAGTGACTCTGGAGAACTGAAG CTTCATAAGGGCGTAAAGAAGTCTGGCATTATGGGATTCTGTGATCCCTGTCCTGGAGAACCTAAACAGTTGTACGTGGAATACACTTATGGTGGCAGCCGATATGAG GTTACGGTTGACGATTATGAAGAGCTGCAAATACCCCAGGAAGAGCACAGAATTTGA
- the LOC139197260 gene encoding uncharacterized protein, producing the protein MASGRSAAKIGDKAMEIYKTRVTPKNQVFKLQHAWDVLKDCPRWGTDADQQWGRLFQRETAQTNTGDEGVDESVDEMTPSPSFARPPGRDKQKEAKRKAKSQDPMSGHFYIGIAKLNETHSAHQEEAAQMHLQMKEISDREETRFEIEFMMKDLSKYTPERKKFLRGKQKEIM; encoded by the exons ATGGCTAGTGGAAGGAGCGCCGCAAAAATT ggtgacaaagcaatggaaatttacaagacaagagtaacaccaaaaaatcaagtttttaagttgcaacatgcttgggacgtcctcaaggattgtccgaGGTGGGGAACCGATGCGGACCAACAATGGGGAAGATTATTTCAACGTGAAACTGCACAGACAAATACCGGAGATGAAGGTGTCGATGAAAGTGTAGATGAAATGACCCCATCTCCTTCTTTTGCAAGGCCCCCGGgaagagataagcaaaaggaagcaaagagaaaagcaaaGTCCCAAGATCCGATGAGTGGACACTTTTATATCGGAATTGCAAAATTGAATGAAACTCATAGCGCTCACCAAGAAGAAGCGGCCCAAATGCATTTGCAAATGAAGGAAATCTCGGATAGGGAGGAAACTAGGTTTGAAATTGAATTCATGATGAAGGACCTCAGCAAATACActccagagaggaagaagttCTTACGTGGTAAACAAAAGGAAATTATGTGA
- the LOC139196780 gene encoding protein ALP1-like codes for MERHLFNKIMIAICNHDSYFVQKNDAFGAMSLMHEQKIIVALRMLAYGASTNQVDKIVRMGKSTILESLMRFCKVIESIYTIEYLRIPTEIDLQRLLKKGEMRGFPGMIGSIDLFNGVLQGKAPKVPYWVNGHKYDGPYYLADDIYPRWSSFVKTVPRPQSAKEKHFASCQEGCRKDVEHCFGILQTRWAIVKGATKMFDLESLRSIMMTCIILHNMIVEYEYDYDAVNEYEPNTMNNSRTQIYCAHDATKEPVQLEPLERDGRYKEMLIQRYIALQRPYMHNVRQIDLIEHQWELKQAQDT; via the exons atggaacgacatttgttcaacaaaattatgattgctatttgcaaccatgattcttactttgtgcaaaagaatgatgcttTTGGTGCTATGAGTCTCATGCAtgagcaaaaaattattgttgccttgcggatgcttgcatatggagcatctacAAACCAAGTGGATAAGATAgtgaggatggggaaatcaaccattcttgagtccctaATGAGGTTTTGCAAAGtaatcgaatctatctacaccaTAGAGTACCTCCGAATACCTACTGAGAtagacttgcaaaggcttctgaagaagggcgagatgcgaggttttcctgggatgattggaagcatcgact tgttcaatggtgtcctgcaaggaaaggcaccaaaagtccCATACTGGGTTAACGGACATAAGtacgacgggccatactacctagcagaCGACATTTATCCTAGGTGGTcatcgtttgtcaaaacagtgccacgtccacaaagtgcaaaggaaaaacactttgcaagctgtcaagaggggtgcaggaaggatgtggagcattgttttggtatcctccaaACTCGCTGGGCAATTGTCAAGGGTGCTACCAAAATGTTTGATTTAGAGTCACTgagatccatcatgatgacgtgcatcattcttcacaacatgattgtggaatatgagtacgattatgatgcCGTTAATGAATATGAGCCAAACACAATGAACAATTCCAGAACacaaatatattgtgctcatgacgccacCAAAGAACCCGTGCAacttgagccattagaaagggatggacgttacaaagAAATGCTCATTCAACGATATATTGCACTTCAAAGGCCATATATGCACAATGTCCgacaaattgacttgatagaacaccagtgggaattgaaacaagctcaagatacttaa